The Triticum aestivum cultivar Chinese Spring chromosome 3A, IWGSC CS RefSeq v2.1, whole genome shotgun sequence genome includes a region encoding these proteins:
- the LOC123061811 gene encoding peptidyl-tRNA hydrolase, mitochondrial, translated as MRLLSGASASRLPSALPFLARARPRCVSRYSSASACRAASSSAAPVGDGGARKPWLFVGLGNPGKMYQRTRHNVGFEMIDAIAEAEGVSLSSMQFKAMVGKGRIGDVPIMLAKPQTFMNASGESVGQLVSYFKIPLNQVVVMYDDLDLPFAKLRLLPKGGHGGHNGMRSIINHLKQNRDFPRLRIGIGRPPGKMDPANFVLRPFTKKEQEELDFTFHRSLEAIRIMALEGFNKSATFVNTAQSSEMLNR; from the exons atgcGGCTGCTCTCCGGCGCCTCGGCCTCCCGCCTCCCCTCGGCCCTCCCCTTTTTGGCGCGGGCAAGGCCTAGATGTGTGTCGCGCTATTCCTCCGCCTCCgcttgccgggccgcctcctcgtCAGCTGCGCCCGTCGGTGACGGCGGCGCGCGGAAGCCGTGGCTGTTCGTTGGGCTCGGGAACCCCGGGAAGATGTACCAGAGGACTCGCCACAAC GTTGGATTCGAGATGATTGATGCTATAGCAGAAGCAGAGGGTGTATCACTCAGCAGTATGCAGTTCAAGGCAATGGTTGGCAAAG GTCGTATCGGAGATGTTCCTATCATGCTTGCCAAGCCGCAAACATTTATGAATGCAAGCGGTGAGTCT GTTGGGCAGCTGGTTTCATATTTCAAGATACCACTTAATCAAGTCGTTGTG ATGTATGATGATCTGGATTTACCCTTCGCAAAATTGCGTCTACTGCCAAAAGGTGGACATGGCGGGCATAATGG GATGAGAAGCATTATCAACCATCTCAAACAAAATCGTGATTTTCCACGTCTAAGAATTG GCATTGGACGACCACCTGGGAAGATGGATCCTGCCAACTTTGTTCTCAGGCCATTCACCAAAAAAGAACAAGAAGAG CTTGATTTCACATTCCATAGGAGCTTGGAAGCAATAAGAATAATGGCACTTGAAGGATTCAACAAGAGCGCTACTTTCGTGAACACTGCCCAGTCATCCGAAATGCTGAATAGATGA